One stretch of Saccharopolyspora erythraea DNA includes these proteins:
- a CDS encoding helix-turn-helix transcriptional regulator, producing MSGMRVLADESEHGWWHMALREPAPPLRGLVTRYIGYRERSVVPVRRREVPTGEVTIILSFGPKIAVSDPRGGSGRELTSFVAPVDDTWAVTEYTGEQHGLEMTLTPLGASRLFDVPMDGLADPVSDVEDLLGRTGRLLVERLADASGWTERFDLLDALLPALFERGRPPSPAAAWAWRRLRETDGRIPIAALVDDLGCSHRYLVSQFRHHVGVTPKTLARVLRCGRAIRLLERGGHRIGDIALDCGYSDQAHLNRDFRLLTGTTPSVWCQEMRLELPKPAE from the coding sequence ATGTCCGGGATGCGGGTGCTGGCCGACGAGTCCGAGCACGGCTGGTGGCACATGGCCTTGCGCGAGCCCGCCCCGCCGTTGCGCGGTTTGGTCACCCGCTACATCGGCTACCGCGAGCGCTCGGTCGTCCCGGTGCGGCGCCGGGAGGTGCCCACCGGCGAGGTCACGATCATCCTCAGCTTCGGCCCCAAGATCGCGGTGAGCGACCCGCGCGGCGGCAGCGGCCGCGAGCTCACCAGCTTCGTCGCCCCGGTCGACGACACCTGGGCGGTCACCGAGTACACCGGCGAGCAGCACGGGCTGGAGATGACGCTGACGCCGCTCGGCGCCTCGCGGCTGTTCGACGTCCCGATGGACGGCCTCGCCGATCCGGTCAGCGACGTCGAGGACCTGCTGGGCCGCACCGGGAGACTGCTCGTCGAGCGGCTCGCCGACGCCTCCGGCTGGACCGAGCGCTTCGACCTCCTCGACGCCCTGCTGCCCGCGCTGTTCGAACGCGGCAGGCCGCCGTCGCCCGCCGCGGCGTGGGCCTGGCGCCGCCTGCGGGAGACCGACGGGCGCATCCCGATCGCCGCCCTGGTCGACGACCTGGGGTGCAGCCACCGCTACCTCGTCTCGCAGTTCCGCCACCACGTCGGGGTCACGCCGAAGACGCTGGCGCGGGTGCTGCGCTGCGGACGCGCGATCCGGCTGCTGGAGCGGGGCGGCCACCGCATCGGCGACATCGCGCTCGACTGCGGCTACAGCGACCAAGCGCACCTCAACCGGGACTTCCGCCTGCTCACCGGTACCACTCCGAGCGTGTGGTGCCAGGAGATGCGGCTGGAGCTGCCCAAGCCCGCCGAATAG
- a CDS encoding VOC family protein — protein MSGEPNIFPALRYADAAKAWQWLHEAFGFEQRFSVPGPDGTIAHAEMGLGAGTIMFGSAARGSGAVIDPDPLKAEWTVYVWVPDIDAHYERARGAGAEITRELGDTDYGSREYGARDFEGNHWAFGTYLPRPE, from the coding sequence ATGAGCGGCGAACCCAACATCTTCCCCGCGCTGCGCTACGCGGACGCGGCCAAGGCCTGGCAGTGGCTGCACGAGGCGTTCGGCTTCGAGCAGCGCTTCTCGGTCCCCGGACCGGACGGGACGATCGCGCACGCCGAGATGGGTCTGGGCGCGGGCACCATCATGTTCGGCTCGGCGGCCCGCGGTTCCGGTGCCGTGATCGATCCCGACCCGCTCAAGGCGGAGTGGACCGTCTACGTGTGGGTGCCCGACATCGACGCGCACTACGAGCGGGCGCGCGGGGCGGGCGCCGAGATCACGAGGGAGCTCGGCGACACCGACTACGGCTCGCGCGAGTACGGTGCCCGCGACTTCGAGGGCAACCACTGGGCGTTCGGCACCTACCTGCCGCGCCCTGAGTGA
- a CDS encoding helix-turn-helix domain-containing protein, translating into MSTTESTPLEIISAALRRERDRVGLSLTELAKRAGIAKSTLSQLESGAGNPSVETLWALAVALGVPFTRLVDPPTPQVRIVRAGQATFVRSEQSPYAAALLSSCPAGARRDLYLLELEPGGVRDAQAHIPGTVEHVVLTAGRMRVGPESNLVEIGPGDYVSFSGDVPHQYEALEPGTTAVLVMEHV; encoded by the coding sequence ATGAGCACCACCGAAAGCACCCCGCTGGAGATCATCTCCGCCGCGCTGCGCCGCGAACGCGACCGCGTCGGCCTGTCGCTCACCGAGCTGGCCAAGCGCGCCGGAATCGCCAAGTCCACGCTCTCGCAGCTCGAGTCGGGCGCGGGCAACCCGAGTGTGGAGACGCTGTGGGCGCTCGCGGTCGCCCTCGGCGTGCCGTTCACCAGGCTCGTCGACCCGCCGACACCGCAGGTGCGCATCGTGCGGGCCGGCCAGGCCACGTTCGTGCGCTCCGAGCAGTCCCCGTACGCAGCAGCGCTGCTGTCGTCGTGCCCGGCCGGCGCCCGCCGGGACCTGTACCTGCTGGAACTGGAACCCGGCGGGGTCCGCGACGCCCAGGCTCACATTCCCGGGACGGTCGAGCACGTCGTGCTGACCGCGGGACGGATGCGGGTCGGCCCGGAGTCGAACCTGGTGGAGATCGGCCCGGGCGACTACGTGTCCTTCTCCGGCGACGTGCCCCACCAGTACGAGGCGCTGGAGCCCGGCACCACCGCCGTACTGGTGATGGAGCACGTCTGA
- a CDS encoding AzlC family ABC transporter permease gives MSSLQRTRPGSRGIWRDKLLRDVLSIAAAMAIVGASLGAIAVSKGIPLWMITLMGAVIFAGGSEFMAVGLMTAGAAPVTAVVGGLLLNARHLPFGLAIGDLFARGPLTRLVGSHLMVDESVAFALAQRDPAAKRRAYWLTGIALYCTWAPSIFVGGLLGQQVGDPDVFGLDAALPAALLALIVPSLRDRPTLRAVAVGALVAVVSTPILPEGLPVMAALVGVAAALPLPRGRKGEEES, from the coding sequence GTGAGTTCGTTACAGCGAACGCGACCCGGTTCCCGAGGGATCTGGCGCGACAAGCTCCTGCGCGACGTGCTGTCGATCGCGGCGGCGATGGCCATCGTGGGCGCCTCCCTCGGCGCCATCGCGGTGAGCAAGGGCATCCCGCTATGGATGATCACGCTGATGGGGGCGGTGATCTTCGCAGGCGGCTCGGAGTTCATGGCGGTCGGGCTGATGACCGCGGGCGCGGCGCCGGTCACCGCGGTCGTCGGCGGCCTGCTGCTCAACGCCCGCCACCTGCCGTTCGGCCTGGCGATCGGCGACCTGTTCGCACGCGGGCCGCTCACCCGGCTGGTCGGCAGCCACCTGATGGTCGACGAGTCGGTGGCCTTCGCCCTGGCCCAGCGGGACCCGGCGGCGAAGCGGCGTGCTTACTGGCTCACCGGCATCGCCCTTTACTGCACCTGGGCGCCGTCGATCTTCGTTGGAGGGCTGCTCGGCCAGCAGGTCGGCGATCCGGACGTCTTCGGCCTCGACGCGGCCCTGCCCGCCGCGCTGCTCGCGCTGATCGTGCCATCGCTGCGCGACCGCCCGACGCTGCGCGCCGTCGCGGTAGGAGCCCTGGTCGCGGTCGTGAGCACGCCGATCCTGCCGGAGGGATTGCCGGTGATGGCCGCGCTCGTGGGCGTCGCAGCCGCGCTGCCGCTGCCGCGCGGGCGCAAGGGGGAGGAGGAGTCATGA
- a CDS encoding AzlD domain-containing protein: protein MTMAVVLALAGGTYAMRLAGPLLRGRITISPRWERLMSIAAITLLGAFVVTSAVAEGGGFAGWARLAGVAVGGVLAWRRAPFVVVVLAAAVTTAGLRFLELAA, encoded by the coding sequence ATGACGATGGCAGTGGTGCTGGCCCTTGCGGGCGGCACGTATGCCATGCGGCTGGCCGGACCGCTGCTGCGCGGGCGGATCACGATCTCGCCCCGGTGGGAGCGGCTGATGTCCATCGCCGCGATCACCCTGCTCGGCGCCTTCGTCGTCACGAGCGCGGTGGCCGAGGGCGGCGGCTTCGCGGGCTGGGCCCGGCTCGCCGGGGTCGCCGTCGGCGGCGTCCTGGCCTGGCGGCGGGCCCCCTTCGTCGTGGTGGTCCTCGCCGCCGCCGTGACCACGGCGGGCCTGCGGTTCCTCGAACTCGCAGCCTGA